The sequence below is a genomic window from Trichosurus vulpecula isolate mTriVul1 chromosome 5, mTriVul1.pri, whole genome shotgun sequence.
TcttaaacatagtaggtgcttcataaatgactGACAGGAGCAGTGAAAAGCCCAGTACATTTGAGTCAACAGACACAAAATTCTAATCCTAACTCTacacttattttgttaaattaccTTGACGtctcaccctcagtttctttatctggaaatgAAGTAATTGGATTACATGgtttctaaaatgttttcttctctaCTCCAACATTTTATGATGCGATGAATCACAGCAAAGCATTCTCCCCCTTCCCAGGATGAAATGGAAAGAGCATCGGATTTGGAATCATGGGATCTTTGTTCCAAGGActgctgtgtgatcatgggcaagtcatggaACTTCTCTGGACATCAGTCCCTTGTCCCTGAAGTGAGTTTTAAACCACTGAATTATCTAATAATCAGACAAAATAATCTCTAACTCCCAGCTTGAAGGCTTCTGgcatctctgtttctgtttctcttacCCAGCTGTAGTCTGTTGTAGAGATCTTTCCTCTGGCTCTCCTCTGAGATGAATTGACGACCttctacaaaacaaaataatataaaaacaaacaaataaacaaaaaaactagaGAAGCAGATTGGAGCTTCGGATGGCCTCAAGGGGATGCTGGCTGCAGCTTTGGAGATGGGCAGCCAAGTTGAAAGACTCCTATTTTATTGTAGTGTGTGTAACACATACACTTAGGAGGATGGCTTGGTCCTGCTAGGtaacaaggaaagggaaaaaatctcTCTGACTTCACTCAATAAATCCTTGAATCTCACCCAATGAAACTCTTTCTCTAAGTTAGAGCCTGGAGGTGATTGATAGGAGCTTTAAAAAATGTCTctactaggtggtgcaatggatggagcaccaaccctgaagtcaggaggatctgagttcaaatctaccctcagctACTTGATGCTTACTTaggtgacctttggcaagtcacttaagcctgattccctccagaaagaaagaaaaattcctctTTGGGacctggggagaggagagaaaaggatgggAGAATGGTTTTCAAGACTTCCTTTGCTGTAAACTCTGCCAAGAAGATGTTTGTGGACTGTTGCAGagcaaaagcaaagaaagcaggaccaggaaaacaacacacaaaaacaacaacaatgtaaaggaaaagaaaataaacaagaaactgaatgtaattataatgaccaagcttgatgcagaagagttgagaaaaacaTCCATCCATTTACTCTTTGGAAAGGTGGGGacctatgggtgtggaatatttcGACATTTAGTTGTTACGTTGGCTGGTTTGCAGAACTATTTCCctccacctttttttcttttttaaactttgataCAAAGTATATCTGGCTGGTTAAGGCAAGGGAgaagaatatattcagaaataaaggtgatacaaaagcaaataaaataaaataaaaagtctgCCCTGTGATAATTGTGGAGCTTCTTTAGGCATTAACATGGTTAAATGAAAAtatcagggggcagctaggtggtgaagtgagtaaagcactggctctggagtcattaggacctgagtttaaatctgacctcagacacttgacacacttactagctgtgtgaccttgggcaagtcacttagccctaatTGCTTTCCCTTCTcgcctccaaaaaacaaacaaaaaattaaaacatcagGTTCCCAAAGACTTCACATAAAGATGGTCTCCCCCCTTTCAGGAGGATCTGACACATCTGAAGGCTGGCAGAGCACCCCAATACATAGACTGGGACCACAAGCTGTGGTAGTTATGTTCAGGAGCTGGAAATGTTACCTTGTAACCAAGCTAAGAACCCAGTTCTCTCCCCCCCAGATATATTGGCCTGCAAGTGCAAAACCAGCTTTTAGAAGCTGTGAAAATTTCTAATTAATTGAAAAATGTTACTTTTTCAGTCCCACAATcttgtttaattttaaaaggtattCTTAAAACTGCAAGGCAAAAAGAGCAGCCTGTCAGAGTTCCTCTGCATCTTTGCTATGGATTCTTGCTCTCACTGAATAAACAgctcacaaaataaaaaaaaaaacttgcttgtttgttttgtttagtacTCACGAGTCCCCTTGAGGTAGAGGATAGCTTGAGGAGTCCAGTTCCTTTTTTCAAAAAGTCTCTACAAATCCAGGGAGAAGAATAGTTAATTGGATATTATGATCCAGTCCTCTGCATGGTTCAAAACAGAAAGGTCAATCACAAAAGAATAACTGCATGCAGATTTAGAGGATTCCACTTTTAAAGAGTAGGGTTACCTGGGGAGCACAACAGGAGAGGGAGATGAATGAAACCACCAGGAGCAGGGCCAACCCAGAAGCTTTCAGACTTTGGATTCCCTGCACAGAAGAAACAACCACCCTGGGTGTATGTATTCCTTGCTTTACGCTGTAGCATTTCAAATTCCCTTGTACTGTTATGATGCtcaatatatgtgtatttttctgATAAATTTTACAAGACCACAAGATGcaatgaattttcttttcaaaaagaataaatgaaaaaatggatcAGCAATACTAATCAATTAATATTAGTATAATTATCAAGATCTGTTCAGTTCTTAAATATTGTTAGATATTTTCTAATGTGATGAAACTATATTCtagaaatataattattaaaataatttccaCCCTCTGAAATGCTTATCAACTAAACATGAAAATTGTTAACAAGAAATAAGCTTTCCTCTGTGGTAAAGGAAAGCCTCACCTACCTTCATTGTTACTTCCTGCCAGGATTCTCTGGTAAAAGTTATCTGAACCAACTTGAAGACAGGGACCTTTTTAAATCTTCCCTGTCAATGGatacctttccatttctttcagaCTGAGTGTCTAAAGGGATTACTTGTCAGCCCTGGAGGTAGAGAAAGAGGTCTGATGACTCTTCCTGGGAGATTAGCCAGCAGGAAGTCAAGATGATTAAAAGGGTAGATACTCAGTATAGCTACTCAGCCACATCAGCCAGGCAACCTTCTGAATACATCAGCATCATCTACTCAGTCTGTCCACTAATTTTCAGTGAAGCATCATTGTCTTCTAAAGGATCAATGAGTCTGCAGAGAAGGAAAAGTTGAATGATATCATTGACATTTACGTAGCTCTTCAAaatttccaaagtattttatgCACAGTATGTCATTTGTAGCTTACAGAAAGATGAGGTAGATGatcttattattttcattttgcacaTGGAAGAGTTAGAAacatgaagtgacttatccaaggtcacacagctataatatgtgaggcaagatttgaacccaagtcattttGACCCCAGGTCGAATAGTCTCTCTACTACCCAAGCTATAATTGATGGTACAACTAAATATTGGCTCAATTTTTGAGAAATTAAAATGTGAGGGAATCTCAGTATGACTGTATCATGTACTCATTATTTGACTGATATCCATTCATTTGAGTGCTTACTATCCATAAAACACTGTGGAAGGTGCAAGGAGGAGCATATAAAAAAGTTCAAAATGCCATAGGAGCTGGGGACAGGAGAGATTTAGTGAATGTGGTGTAATTTAAGCAGACTTTAAAAGATAGGTATGATTTTAAGAGGCAGCATTTCAGAGGGGCAGATTTTCTATGTAGAGATGACTATGAACAAAGGCATTGAACTAATAATTCATGAAATATTTTGGAGGAATGTTTAGTAATGCAATTTGATCTGAGAGTAATGTATTGAAGGTGATAAGAGACAAGGTTATAAAAAGGCAGATCATGGAGGCTCTTGAAAACCAGGTtaaggaatttgaattttattctgtAGGGAATGAAAAGTGATTGAAGGATTTTGAGTAGGGGATCAATTCAACTAGGGTGGTCCTTAGGAAGACTATTCTGATGATGTAATCTTAGAAATCAAGAAGGCTGATTAatgcattaagagaagcatagtaCTCCGAACTAGGAAAGTGATAATCTTGCCATATTCTGCACGGGTCAGACCACATCTACAGTATTATATTCTGTTCTGAGTTCCACATTTCAGAAAAGACATTGAAACACTGGATCGTCTAGAGGAGGCCAAACATGATCATAAAAGGCTTAAATTCATGCTATGTGAGGattagttgaaaaaaaaacctaggaataTTGAGCCTGGAAAGATTTTGGGGAGGGGTATGCAATTGATCTCTCCAAGTATCTGAAAGGCAGCctcatggaagagggattagacaaACAATAATGTTCTTTATAtagtgggaaaataaatgagagcaatgaagaacagagaacaaaagaggaGGTATAGAATTTGTGGACATACACAGCCAGTACTGACCACTGCTAGCTGCAGAAGAAATGGATTATTCGTGCTTTAGTCCCCATCTCTTGTGGGAAGGAGAGCAATTACTCATTTGATGAGACTTCTTCCTTCATCTGTTTGGAGTCATGGGAGAAGAAAATCATCTTGGAGGGGGAATTTGAGTCATTTCACCATACACAGTCTGTATCAGCACAGCAATATACTTAGCATTTCCAAAACGTCACTAGTCGTTGGATTCTTGGGTGGTGTCTACTTGTCCATCTCATCTCCATGGCGACGTAAGTTGAACTTAGAAAGGAGAGATGAGCTAAGAGCAGTTATTATGAGTGCATTCTAACTCACACAAGGAATGGCTTGAGGATAAATTAAGACAGCAGGAGTAGGCAGGAACAATCAAGGATAAAAGCAATCACGGGCAGGGACCTTCAAAGATATAACCTGGAGGGTAGGAGCAATCAAGGTCAAAGCAAGTGATAGGAACAGACAGTCCAGAACAGAGCAAGGGACATTATAATGATCTTCAGGCTATCCAGAAGGAAGAAGGCTTTGGGGTAAAGATCCCACAAAatgtttctctttggattttgttCATCCAGGTTACACCAAGCTTTTTAAACTCTCTATTTTGGTATGtacgtacacatatatgtttatacgagtacatacatatgtgtatgtctatgtacacTGGCTTATGAGCCAtgctttttacatttttcatagATATCTGAggccatagattttttttttcattagtgcCTCTCTTGATGTTTGTCTCCTGTGAACCATTAAATAGAAGACGGCTAGTAATATATTACAGTGAAGAGTTCACAAAGTAAGACTGATACAGAATTTATACAGCCATGGCTCCAAA
It includes:
- the SPX gene encoding spexin, translating into MKGIQSLKASGLALLLVVSFISLSCCAPQRLFEKRNWTPQAILYLKGTQGRQFISEESQRKDLYNRLQLEKRSQSLNPMPISEAVAMFFEFLQKPPEEAREVNLDQSRFLEDDLLNWRK